A genomic window from Salvia miltiorrhiza cultivar Shanhuang (shh) chromosome 5, IMPLAD_Smil_shh, whole genome shotgun sequence includes:
- the LOC131025284 gene encoding probable xyloglucan endotransglucosylase/hydrolase protein 33: MATFHDKLSLSTLILFCVIVDVCSRGPVYKPPSVERLTDRFSQSTVNKSYDFAFGASNIHVTNNGTSAALSLDKSSGSGLVSRNKYYYGFFNAAMKLPAGFTSGVVVAFYLSNADVFPHNHDEIDIELLGHEKRRDWVLQTNIYGNGSVRSGREEKFYLWFDPTQDFHDYSILWNNHHILFLVDNVPVRQVAHTAAIGSAYPSKAMSVYATIWDGSEWATHGGKYAVDYKYAPFIATMRGIEMEGCVANSKNAMSCSRSGVSSVDPVVGEPFSRLSRQQSGAMEWARRKHMFYSYCQDRNRYKVLPSKCNDN; this comes from the exons ATGGCAACTTTCCATGATAAGCTCTCCCTCTCAACTCTCATCCTTTTCTGCGTAATTGTTGACGTGTGCTCGCGTGGGCCCGTCTACAAACCGCCAAGTGTCGAGCGCCTAACGGATCGATTCAGCCAATCGACGGTCAATAAAAGCTACGATTTTGCCTTCGGAGCCTCCAATATTCATGTCACGAATAATGGGACCAGCGCTGCTTTAAGTTTGGACAAATCCTCAG gATCAGGATTGGTGTCGAGAAACAAATACTACTACGGATTTTTCAATGCTGCAATGAAATTGCCTGCCGGTTTTACATCTGGAGTTGTGGTGGCATTTTAT CTATCAAATGCAGATGTTTTCCCACACAACCACGACGAGATCGACATCGAGCTGCTCGGACATGAAAAACGAAGGGATTGGGTTTTGCAAACGAACATATACGGCAATGGAAGCGTTCGCAgcggaagagaagagaaattCTATCTTTGGTTCGATCCAACACAAGACTTCCACGACTACTCCATTCTATGGAACAATCACCACATACT GTTTTTAGTGGACAACGTGCCAGTGAGGCAAGTGGCCCACACCGCCGCAATCGGGTCGGCCTACCCGTCCAAGGCGATGTCGGTCTACGCGACTATCTGGGACGGCTCGGAGTGGGCCACGCACGGCGGGAAGTACGCGGTCGACTACAAATACGCACCTTTCATCGCGACGATGCGGGGGATCGAGATGGAGGGTTGCGTTGCTAATTCGAAAAACGCGATGTCGTGCTCGAGAAGCGGCGTCTCGAGCGTGGACCCGGTCGTCGGGGAGCCGTTTTCGAGGCTATCGAGGCAGCAATCGGGCGCGATGGAGTGGGCGAGGAGGAAGCATATGTTCTACTCCTATTGCCAAGATAGGAATAGGTATAAGGTCTTGCCTTCGAAATGCAATGACAATTGA